In Gimesia benthica, a single window of DNA contains:
- a CDS encoding STM4011 family radical SAM protein has translation MSLKLSILYRGPLSSCNYDCHYCPFAKRHETAAELKTDRHALERLVDWVKGRREDSLSLFFTPWGEALTRRWYQSAICELTRLPQIEKVAAQTNLSYDLQWIENANVSRLALWCTFHPSQTTRSRFLSQSRRLTELGVAHSVGAVGLPDDLPEIERLRAELPENIYLWVNAAKSSGVDYRGELLDRFTAIDPLFQLNTQYHASLGRSCRCGSSVISVDGAGDIYRCHFIKQPLGNIYEPGFADTLIDHPCSNQTCGCHIGYVHMDELQLYPVFGSGILERIPAEFHLHPAK, from the coding sequence ATGTCACTGAAACTCAGCATCCTCTATCGCGGTCCACTCTCCAGTTGTAACTACGACTGTCATTACTGCCCTTTCGCCAAGCGCCACGAAACCGCCGCGGAACTGAAAACCGACCGACACGCTCTCGAACGCCTGGTGGACTGGGTCAAAGGCCGCCGCGAAGATTCGCTCTCCCTGTTCTTCACCCCCTGGGGAGAAGCACTCACCCGCCGCTGGTATCAGTCAGCCATCTGTGAACTGACCCGCCTCCCTCAGATTGAGAAAGTCGCTGCCCAGACCAATCTCTCATACGATCTGCAATGGATTGAAAACGCCAACGTCTCCCGGCTCGCACTCTGGTGTACCTTTCACCCCTCGCAGACAACGCGGTCCCGCTTTCTCTCACAGTCACGCAGACTGACTGAGCTCGGTGTCGCACACAGCGTCGGTGCGGTCGGGCTCCCCGATGATCTGCCCGAGATCGAACGGCTGCGTGCAGAACTTCCCGAGAATATCTATCTCTGGGTCAACGCTGCCAAAAGTTCCGGCGTGGATTATCGCGGCGAGTTACTGGACCGCTTCACGGCCATCGACCCGTTGTTTCAGCTCAACACCCAATATCATGCAAGCCTCGGACGCAGCTGCCGGTGCGGCTCCAGTGTGATTTCGGTCGACGGGGCCGGCGACATCTATCGCTGCCACTTCATCAAACAGCCACTGGGAAACATTTATGAACCCGGCTTTGCAGACACGCTCATCGATCACCCCTGTTCAAACCAGACCTGTGGCTGTCACATCGGCTATGTACATATGGATGAACTGCAGCTTTATCCGGTCTTTGGGAGCGGTATACTGGAACGCATCCCCGCGGAATTTCATCTACACCCGGCAAAATAA
- a CDS encoding alkaline phosphatase yields MTAGIKSYNNAINVDPTGAPVMTIAHQAQLDGYSVGVVTSVPITHATPAAAYAHNVSRNDYQDLARDLVGQTSISHPEESLPGLDVVLGGGHGTKEKASGGKSHGKNFVPGWKYISEETIKKADVKNGGKYTVALRTDGVDGKAGLQKATQAAIKNKTRLLGVYGVGAHAAHLPFQTADGDYQPAPGKTSAEKYSVADIKENPTLADMTESALDVLSQNKKGFWLMVEAGDVDWANHDNNLDNSIGAVKSGEAAFKVITDWVEKNSNWKDTVVILTADHGHYLHIDQPEALIPPSAKKQK; encoded by the coding sequence ATGACCGCGGGAATCAAGTCCTACAACAATGCCATCAACGTGGATCCCACCGGAGCCCCGGTGATGACCATCGCCCACCAGGCACAGTTGGACGGCTATTCTGTCGGGGTCGTCACCAGTGTCCCGATTACGCACGCCACCCCCGCTGCCGCCTACGCACACAACGTCAGCCGCAACGATTACCAGGACCTGGCCCGCGACCTCGTAGGACAGACCTCGATCTCACATCCTGAAGAATCGCTGCCCGGGCTCGATGTCGTTCTCGGCGGTGGACACGGTACAAAAGAAAAAGCCAGCGGCGGTAAATCGCACGGCAAAAACTTCGTCCCCGGCTGGAAGTACATCTCTGAAGAAACCATCAAAAAGGCCGATGTCAAAAACGGTGGAAAATATACCGTCGCCCTCAGAACAGATGGCGTGGATGGAAAAGCCGGTCTCCAGAAAGCGACTCAGGCCGCCATCAAGAACAAAACCCGCCTGCTGGGTGTGTACGGCGTCGGAGCTCATGCAGCTCACCTCCCCTTCCAGACTGCGGATGGCGATTACCAGCCCGCGCCCGGCAAGACGAGTGCCGAAAAATACTCAGTCGCCGACATCAAAGAAAACCCCACCCTGGCCGATATGACCGAGTCAGCCCTCGATGTGCTCAGCCAGAACAAAAAAGGATTCTGGCTGATGGTCGAAGCCGGCGATGTCGACTGGGCCAACCACGACAATAATCTCGACAACTCTATCGGTGCTGTCAAAAGCGGTGAAGCCGCCTTCAAAGTTATCACCGACTGGGTCGAAAAGAATAGCAACTGGAAGGACACCGTCGTGATCCTCACCGCCGATCATGGGCACTACCTGCACATCGATCAGCCCGAGGCCCTGATTCCTCCCAGTGCGAAAAAACAGAAGTAA
- a CDS encoding peptidoglycan D,D-transpeptidase FtsI family protein: MRNRLGNDHMTLENEAAGQSFQVDRLPGVRVFLLGLILVVPLLAVSGRLLFIQMMNAEHFYSQFGKTTESFESIPSRDGRIVSIDGRVLALDVERFDLQAHYRWLEEPPNPRWLKQQALTLLEPVERRNREKVEAAQEKVLARRQQLWDELAQVMKTSPEDLQTSCRDVQQRVETIIESVNERAAQKEEASSSDDSDVETQAATEQDQLQKFWTLFKDALTRPPRRPRRERIVVREELDYHTLASGIPREIALAISAHPERFPGIHIQVATLREYPQKTLAPHEIGVRHRIDEKTLKARQQRFPEGDPLDYKEGDRIGKMGVERTYDRYLRGLRGLKKVVRNRQGEIIRTEIIREPKSGDDVVLTLNTGLQDQVQDLLDESLQELRVGTEEQPAEQTDPAAGGCIVVLDVRTGAIVATASAPRYDLNLLLHPTPEEWQAVLNDPRRPLFPRATQMMLPPGSTFKALTSIALMESGKVDPDEPYICRGYLDRPDRHRDYIYRHFGVGHNELTLTRALRESCNVYFFQAARTMGAETIHHWADQLGFGKPTGIDIPGERGGHLPDPSPPKSEKKSPWYPGDTLGMAIGQSRLTVTPLQIARLMAVVANDGEMVVPHLAHSVVPSAESSTTTRQMISYPRRYVSGIHPGTLERVREGLIEVVAHPRGTGYKTVRLKEISIAGKTGTAETGGGKNDHAWFAGFVPAQRPKYAFAVVIEHGGSGSRVAGPVAQKLVRAMLDTSLLQPTQPKLQAN; encoded by the coding sequence ATGCGAAACCGTCTCGGCAATGATCATATGACACTGGAAAACGAGGCCGCGGGCCAGTCGTTTCAGGTGGATCGTCTGCCCGGCGTTCGCGTGTTTCTGCTGGGGTTGATTCTGGTGGTCCCCCTGCTGGCGGTCAGCGGGCGGTTGCTGTTCATTCAGATGATGAATGCGGAACACTTTTATTCGCAGTTCGGGAAAACGACGGAATCCTTCGAAAGCATACCGAGCCGTGACGGGCGGATCGTTTCCATTGATGGTCGCGTGCTGGCACTCGATGTCGAACGTTTCGACCTGCAGGCTCATTACCGCTGGCTGGAAGAGCCGCCGAATCCGAGGTGGCTCAAACAGCAGGCGTTGACGCTGCTCGAACCGGTGGAACGCCGCAACCGTGAGAAGGTTGAGGCGGCGCAGGAGAAAGTGCTGGCGCGACGACAGCAGTTATGGGACGAACTGGCACAGGTGATGAAGACCAGTCCTGAAGATCTGCAGACCTCATGCAGGGACGTACAACAACGCGTTGAGACCATTATCGAAAGTGTGAATGAGCGCGCTGCTCAAAAGGAAGAGGCGAGTTCGTCCGACGATTCTGATGTCGAAACGCAGGCTGCAACAGAACAGGATCAGCTGCAGAAATTCTGGACGCTGTTCAAAGATGCCTTAACGCGGCCCCCGCGGCGTCCACGGCGTGAGAGGATTGTGGTGCGGGAAGAGCTGGATTATCACACGCTGGCTTCCGGGATTCCCCGGGAGATTGCCCTGGCCATCTCGGCACATCCGGAGCGGTTTCCGGGCATTCATATCCAGGTGGCGACATTGCGAGAGTATCCGCAGAAAACGCTGGCGCCTCACGAGATTGGGGTTCGGCATCGAATTGATGAGAAGACACTGAAGGCTCGGCAGCAGCGGTTTCCGGAGGGAGATCCACTGGATTATAAGGAAGGGGACCGGATCGGCAAGATGGGGGTCGAACGGACCTATGACCGTTACCTGCGCGGCCTGCGGGGTTTGAAAAAAGTGGTTCGCAACCGGCAGGGCGAGATTATCCGTACCGAAATTATCCGCGAGCCGAAGTCAGGCGATGACGTGGTGCTGACTTTGAACACGGGTCTGCAGGACCAGGTGCAGGACTTGCTGGATGAATCACTGCAGGAACTGCGCGTGGGGACCGAGGAGCAACCTGCGGAGCAGACCGACCCCGCGGCCGGTGGTTGTATTGTCGTACTTGATGTTCGTACCGGGGCGATTGTGGCGACTGCTTCCGCGCCGCGCTACGATTTGAATCTGCTGCTGCATCCGACTCCCGAAGAGTGGCAGGCTGTGCTGAATGATCCGCGACGTCCGCTGTTTCCCCGGGCGACGCAGATGATGCTGCCCCCCGGTTCAACGTTCAAGGCGTTGACTTCAATTGCCCTCATGGAAAGTGGCAAGGTGGATCCTGACGAACCTTATATCTGTCGCGGGTATCTGGATCGGCCCGATCGGCATCGCGACTATATCTACAGGCACTTTGGCGTGGGACATAATGAACTGACTTTGACGCGGGCGCTGCGGGAATCGTGTAACGTTTATTTCTTCCAGGCGGCCCGGACGATGGGAGCGGAGACGATTCATCACTGGGCCGATCAACTCGGATTCGGCAAGCCGACGGGGATCGATATCCCGGGAGAGCGGGGCGGTCATCTGCCTGATCCCTCACCGCCTAAGTCTGAGAAGAAATCGCCCTGGTATCCCGGGGACACACTGGGCATGGCCATTGGTCAGTCACGACTGACGGTGACGCCCCTGCAGATTGCGCGGCTGATGGCCGTGGTGGCCAATGACGGGGAAATGGTCGTGCCTCATTTAGCGCATAGTGTGGTGCCTTCCGCGGAATCATCCACGACAACGCGGCAGATGATATCGTATCCGCGACGTTACGTGAGTGGTATTCATCCCGGCACGCTGGAACGGGTGCGGGAAGGTCTGATCGAGGTGGTCGCGCATCCACGGGGGACCGGTTATAAAACGGTGCGTCTCAAGGAGATTTCGATTGCCGGTAAGACGGGGACTGCAGAGACTGGGGGCGGCAAGAACGACCATGCGTGGTTTGCGGGGTTTGTGCCCGCGCAGCGCCCGAAGTACGCGTTTGCCGTGGTGATCGAGCATGGCGGTTCGGGGAGTCGTGTGGCGGGGCCAGTGGCGCAGAAGCTGGTGCGAGCGATGCTCGATACCAGCTTGCTGCAGCCAACACAACCGAAGTTGCAGGCGAACTGA
- a CDS encoding rod shape-determining protein MreC yields the protein MKRESRSAEIKLVLLAVTIGVGLYVVPQEYSSRLSNLVRDAVRPGLSLVQTLKKRDVPEVKTNVPDGRVEQLERELAAVEEENRRLALERLRLAEELAQLRRTGAPDYDTHQSDRLLVPDLIEANVLGEASIALLREGRLLNQGGAQGVFESSFVLQSDLPVIDQGTAQGVKAGYSLYAGQAVIGKISEVGKWTSTLIPITSVNYRGSARIARKTEQGLQLGTDGILVGRGEGKCELLQIPPTESIQVGQEVYTGEVDRELPLSMQSTLGQPMYYGRVIEAELPRGAPYWKIVVEPAVKLSEVHQVSVLRQIINPRRLLAN from the coding sequence ATGAAACGCGAATCCCGATCAGCAGAGATCAAGCTGGTACTCCTGGCGGTGACCATCGGGGTCGGTCTGTACGTTGTTCCGCAGGAGTACTCCAGCCGACTGTCGAATCTGGTTCGGGATGCGGTGCGTCCCGGATTATCGCTGGTACAAACTTTGAAGAAACGGGATGTCCCGGAAGTCAAAACGAATGTACCTGACGGTCGAGTGGAACAACTGGAACGCGAACTCGCGGCAGTGGAAGAAGAGAACCGTCGGCTTGCACTGGAACGGCTGCGGCTGGCTGAGGAACTGGCTCAACTCAGGCGTACGGGCGCTCCCGATTACGACACCCATCAGAGTGACCGTTTGCTGGTTCCCGATCTGATTGAAGCCAACGTTCTGGGAGAAGCCTCGATCGCACTATTGAGAGAAGGACGGCTGTTGAATCAGGGCGGTGCGCAGGGCGTATTTGAATCTTCGTTTGTGCTGCAGTCGGATCTGCCTGTGATCGATCAGGGAACGGCGCAAGGTGTGAAAGCAGGCTACTCGCTTTACGCAGGACAGGCGGTGATTGGCAAGATCAGCGAAGTCGGCAAGTGGACGAGTACGCTGATTCCGATTACGTCGGTCAACTATCGTGGCTCAGCCCGGATTGCCCGCAAAACCGAACAGGGGCTGCAACTGGGGACAGATGGGATCCTGGTGGGACGCGGTGAAGGAAAATGTGAACTGTTACAGATCCCGCCGACCGAATCGATCCAGGTGGGGCAGGAAGTCTACACGGGGGAAGTCGATCGTGAACTTCCCCTGAGCATGCAGTCGACGCTGGGGCAGCCGATGTATTACGGGCGGGTGATCGAAGCCGAGCTTCCCCGCGGGGCACCATACTGGAAGATCGTTGTGGAACCGGCGGTAAAGCTGTCTGAAGTGCACCAGGTGAGTGTGCTGCGACAGATTATCAATCCGCGACGGCTGCTGGCAAACTGA
- a CDS encoding rod shape-determining protein: MLHRLRQWLCPDLAIDLGTANTLVAIQGEGIALDEPSVVALHKGSRKILGKGTAVGKLAKQMLGRTPDSIIAVRPLKDGVITDFELCESMLRYFILKARHHSRGLRPRVVIAVPGSITPVERRAVFNSAERAGAGRVYLIEESKAAGIGAGLPISEPMASMVCDIGGGTSEVAIMSLGDTVVSNSVRIGGDKCDEAIVEYMKQHFSLRIGVQTAEDLKLELGSAYPLEQELTGEVKGLDTISSIPRKAIVTSEELRDALHGPLESILNCCKQTIEQCKPELVADLADNGMVLTGGGALLRGLEYYMSEQLGIPVRVDEDPLRTVARGTAICLEHLSQWRHAFDNGEGDF, translated from the coding sequence ATGCTGCACCGTTTACGTCAATGGCTCTGTCCTGATTTGGCGATCGATCTGGGAACGGCGAATACACTCGTTGCGATCCAGGGCGAGGGGATTGCGCTCGACGAACCCTCGGTAGTGGCGTTGCATAAAGGCAGCCGCAAGATTCTGGGAAAAGGAACCGCAGTCGGAAAGCTGGCCAAGCAGATGCTGGGGCGCACGCCGGATAGCATCATCGCGGTACGACCTTTGAAAGATGGTGTGATCACCGACTTCGAACTCTGCGAGTCGATGTTGCGGTATTTCATACTCAAGGCCCGTCATCATTCGCGTGGTTTGCGACCGCGGGTTGTGATTGCAGTGCCGGGCAGTATCACACCGGTCGAAAGGCGCGCCGTGTTCAACAGTGCCGAACGAGCAGGCGCCGGCCGGGTCTATCTGATTGAAGAATCCAAGGCAGCGGGCATTGGTGCCGGGCTGCCGATCTCTGAACCGATGGCGAGCATGGTTTGTGACATCGGTGGCGGGACGAGTGAAGTGGCCATTATGAGTCTGGGCGATACGGTGGTCAGCAATTCGGTGCGGATTGGCGGCGACAAGTGCGATGAAGCGATCGTGGAATACATGAAGCAGCATTTCTCGTTGCGGATTGGCGTGCAGACCGCCGAGGATCTGAAGCTGGAACTGGGCAGTGCTTATCCGCTGGAGCAGGAATTGACCGGTGAGGTTAAGGGCCTGGATACGATCAGCAGTATTCCGCGGAAAGCGATTGTGACCAGCGAAGAATTACGCGATGCGTTGCATGGTCCGCTGGAGTCGATTCTGAACTGTTGTAAACAGACCATCGAACAGTGCAAGCCAGAACTGGTGGCGGATCTCGCGGATAACGGCATGGTCCTCACGGGCGGTGGTGCTCTGCTGCGGGGACTGGAATATTACATGAGCGAACAACTGGGGATTCCGGTGCGGGTGGATGAGGATCCCCTGCGGACCGTGGCCCGCGGAACGGCGATCTGCCTGGAACATCTGAGCCAGTGGCGGCATGCCTTTGATAATGGCGAAGGTGACTTTTAA